The genomic window AGGAAAAGCAAATGAATGTCTCACAAAATTAATCGCCCTCTAATGAGCAGTATTTTAGATCGTATTGTCGCAGATAAACGCACCGAGGTTAGCCTTCGGAAACAACTGATTCCGTTGAAACAACTGGAACAATCGGTGTTGTTTGAACGCCACTGCCCGTCGCTTAGTACACGATTGTCAGAAAGTACTTCAGGCTTGATTACAGAACACAAACGCCGTTCGCCCTCAAAGGACTGCATCAATCAGAATTTGAACGTGCAAGACGTCGCAAAAGGCTATGAATTTGCAGGGGCTTGCGGGATGTCGGTACTCACAGATATGAAATATTTTGGTGGTAGTTTAGAAGACCTGTTAACCGCCAGAGCCAGTTGTGAGATGCCCTTGCTTCGGAAAGAATTTATTATTGATACTTATCAAATTGTAGAAGCAAAAGCCTACGGCGCCGATGTGATTTTACTCATTGCTGCCATTCTGAGTCGCGAAGAGATTCAAACCTTTTCAACTCTCGCCCAAAGTTTGGGGATGGAGGTCTTATTGGAAATTCACAACGAAGAAGAATTGCACAAATCGCTGATGCCTTCTCTGAATATGATAGGCGTGAACAACCGCAATCTTAAAACGTTTGAGGTCAGTTTAGAAACCAGTAAAACACTGAGTACACTCATCCCTGATGAATTTGTAAAGATTTCAGAAAGCGGGATTCGCACGGTGAAAGACATTCAGAGTTTACAGCCTTATGGGTATAAAGGGTTTTTGATTGGAGAGAATTTTATGAAAACAGACAATCCGGGGGCCAGTGCAGCGGATTTCATTAAAAAATTGAACGCATGAAACTAAAAGTATGTGGCATGCGCTATGAGGACAATATTCGGGAGATCTCAGCGATTGGACTCGATTATATGGGTTTTATCTTTTTTGAAGGCTCGTCACGTCATGTCACGGATTCAATTCCGACTCTCTCTTCTTCCATTAAAAAAGTAGGTGTTTTTGTCAATGCGTCTCACGATACGATTGTCGGAAAAATCAATCTCTACGACTTACAAGCGGTGCAATTGCATGGCGAAGAATCGCCTGAATTTTGTAAATCCTTGAGTGGTTTCAACATAGAAATCATCAAAGTGTTTTCCATTAAAAATGAGTTTGATTTTGAAACCCTCACCCCTTACGAAACGGTCTGTGACTTTTTTCTTTTTGACACCAAAGGGGCTTTGGCTGGCGGCAATGGGTACTGCTTTGACTGGTCGGTATTAGAAACCTATCCCTCCACAAAACCTTATTTTTTAAGTGGTGGTATTGGATTGGAAAGCTTGGACCAACTTAAAGAATTTAAAAAGAGTACGGCAGCAACCTACTGCCACGCGGTGGATGTGAATAGCAAGTTTGAAGTTGCACCCGCCAAAAAAAATAAAGAATTATTAGAAAAATTTAAAGATTTATTATGAGTTATCACGTGAATGAAAAAGGCTATTATGGTCAATTTGGAGGCGCATTTATTCCAGAAATGCTGTATCCGAATGTTGAAGAATTACGTCAAAATTATTTAAAGGTAATGGCGGAACCTGATTTCAAAGAAGAGTTCGATCAATTGTTGAAAGATTATGTCGGTCGCCCAACTCCTTTGTATTTCGCAAAACGATTGTCTGCAAAATACAATACCAAAATATACCTGAAACGCGAAGATTTATGCCACACAGGTGC from Formosa sp. Hel1_33_131 includes these protein-coding regions:
- the trpC gene encoding indole-3-glycerol phosphate synthase TrpC, giving the protein MSSILDRIVADKRTEVSLRKQLIPLKQLEQSVLFERHCPSLSTRLSESTSGLITEHKRRSPSKDCINQNLNVQDVAKGYEFAGACGMSVLTDMKYFGGSLEDLLTARASCEMPLLRKEFIIDTYQIVEAKAYGADVILLIAAILSREEIQTFSTLAQSLGMEVLLEIHNEEELHKSLMPSLNMIGVNNRNLKTFEVSLETSKTLSTLIPDEFVKISESGIRTVKDIQSLQPYGYKGFLIGENFMKTDNPGASAADFIKKLNA
- a CDS encoding phosphoribosylanthranilate isomerase, with translation MKLKVCGMRYEDNIREISAIGLDYMGFIFFEGSSRHVTDSIPTLSSSIKKVGVFVNASHDTIVGKINLYDLQAVQLHGEESPEFCKSLSGFNIEIIKVFSIKNEFDFETLTPYETVCDFFLFDTKGALAGGNGYCFDWSVLETYPSTKPYFLSGGIGLESLDQLKEFKKSTAATYCHAVDVNSKFEVAPAKKNKELLEKFKDLL